The following proteins are co-located in the Cryptococcus neoformans var. neoformans B-3501A chromosome 12, whole genome shotgun sequence genome:
- a CDS encoding hypothetical protein (HMMPfam hit to PAXNEB, PAXNEB protein, score: -66.5, E(): 2.2e-09): MDDLLGGGLPLHSILLVLAPDTQSAWGRLLERYWISQGLASGQAGVLVGEKEEGEAVVKGCMWTEGGVSGDGSESEGEGGVEGGERKIAWRYEKMGKFQTTVKGNGSNLSLMTTIPPEALSLMQESGQMSYVAINPDEPSTSRSCVLDEVLKGVWEKLQHADKGRATRLAVHELGSLDWGHISMSEIHRFIHSLRELLKTKPASALITLPASLILSMGNERESIVRRLSWGVDACVELKGFADDPTLPPLFPTHGLLTLHSYPITHALLPSTLKHSTLLGVSQSSTSASSSGGGGGAGENNLGFRLKRKRFVVETVHLGVEGGVGERRTGGDVREALDGADATHSHAHSHPTMTIPSSGIEPSQPVLASTPQTGVDDKPRGADQDKKPSKPRARVRFGGEEEVIIVGKGGDGSKHDHAHSHTHDHGPRGKDQPQKIALRHDRPDLYEF, encoded by the exons ATGGATGACCTTCTCGGCGGCGGTTTACCCCTTCATTCTatccttctcgtcctcgCTCCAGATACCCAGTCCGCGTGGGGTAGGTTACTGGAGAGATACTGGATCTCTCAGGGTTTGGCGTCGGGTCAGGCGGGGGTGCTGGtcggggagaaggaggagggagaggccGTGGTGAAAGGGTGTATGTGGACGGAAGGCGGAGTATctggagatggaagtgaaagtgaaggcgaaggaggggtggaaggtggtgagAGGAAAATTGCGTGGAGATATGAGAAGATGGGCAAGTTTCAGACCACGGTGAAGG GCAACGGATCCAATCTATCACTTATGACTACCATCCCACCGGAAGCCCTTTCCCTGATGCAAGAATCTGGTCAAATGTCGTACGTGGCCATCAATCCTGATGAGCCGAGTACTTCTCGATCATGTGTTCTGGATGAAGTGTTGAAAGGTGTGTGGGAAAAGTTGCAGCATGCCGATAAAGGGAGAGCGACGAGACTGGCTGTGCATGAGCTTGGAAGTCTTGATTGGGGGCATATTTCCATGAGC GAAATACATCGattcattcattctctTCGAGAGCTGTTGAAGACCAAGCCAGCTTCAGCTCTGATAACGCTTCCCGCGAGTCTTATCCTTTCGATGGGTaatgaaagagaaagtaTTGTGAGGCGTCTGTCGTGGGGCGTGGACGCATGTGTTGAACTCAAGGGATTCGCCG ATGACCCCACATTACCACCCCTCTTCCCAACCCACGGTCTCCTCACCCTCCACTCCTATCCAATTACCCacgcccttcttccttctacCTTGAAACACTCCACTTTGCTCGGCGTCTCCCAATCATCAACATCGGCGTCATCGTCAGGCGGCGGTGGCGGTGCGGGCGAGAATAATCTTGGGTTCAGactgaagaggaaacgGTTTGTGGTGGAGACGGTTCATCTGGGCGTGGAAGGGGGTGTGGGGGAGAGACGGACTGGAGGGGATGTGAGAGAAGCTTTGGATGGAGCTGACGCGACGCACTCACACGCACATTCTCATCCTACAATGACAATACCTTCCAGTGGTATCGAACCCTCTCAGCCTGTTCTTGCCTCCACACCCCAGACAGGAGTCGATGATAAACCAAGAGGAGCCGACCAGGATAAGAAACCATCAAAGCCTCGGGCTCGGGTGAGATTcggaggggaagaggaggttaTCATTGTTGGTAAAGGAGGAGACGGATCAAAGCATGACCACGCGCACTCACATACGCATGATCATGGACCGCGAGGGAAAGATCAGCCACAGAAAATTGCGTTGAGGCATGATAGACCTGACTTGTACGAATTCTAG
- a CDS encoding hypothetical protein (HMMPfam hit to AAA, ATPase family associated with various cellular activities (AAA), score: 58.1, E(): 2.3e-14), whose amino-acid sequence MLEASPETLVFEPTDIFDFDFGLQPQPQLTRQDQDASPTSSAPAVSTNNDVSNSTATLLMEREGISRPTAPRIPTPPPDFEPDENWEDEMAVMEMEREFAELQDEPSGRDDGNDEQTQSRISGKGKDKETTGYEFLSNGIFDFDVPVASYIPAISLDQLPKEKEPQSGLVKQTRPCTLPSLMAATADGDMITFQRRWKPQAISPLELQQRGGKGKAGELLTVPLHKLLDQVNELKSREKALKPKIDDRRLQRQIDEEFEGQTKKIQMGTTMWVDKYRPKKFTDLLGEDRVHREVMSWLKEWDKCVFKRQQPQAKKRPFDAFDSKPFPVDPLGRPHERVLLLSGPPGYGKTTLASIVARHAGYRILEINASDDRSYQTVQTRIRNAVDAGTSLGAEGKPTCVVIDEIDGAGGGESGFIKALIKLIQDVPAKKKSNTPAKPLRRPIICICNDLYAPALRPLRSYARIIRFRKPQAQSLVVRLRDICKREGLQSDTRSLNTLVEMTSGDVRSCLNTLQFIKSRSSVVTEEAIRATSLGLKDTSTTLQTAWNAIFIPLAAKKRRAQGSIDDTRYLPRIIPIINSCGEYDKLLLGAFEHYPNLKPLDGTMKNLTKVHEWLAFSDRLQARVTSEQEWELLGYMPWGVGAWYPHLASQGNSSKPTEYPKIDYEAYQTRASNEEVATAFKNVLPPILRSMFTTSTTLTELIPFLMRIISPPLKPVNANIVKPAEKAVLERLVELMIPLGLTFYKEKAENGQPMMRLEPAIDVFVHYDGKRAEDILASRFMIRQLISQAMDAELAQKRGGADTEASDTGADGFAKAYGLMGNIAKKPEEKALLPVTDFFGRTVAVIEEDGKLTADGVRPQAPPKKKFRPIYKFNEGSLSAVRRSVKMSALM is encoded by the exons ATGCTTGAAGCATCACCCGAAACTCTCGTATTCGAGCCTACCGATATTTTCGACTTTGACTTTGGACTGCAACCTCAGCCTCAATTAACCCGACAGGATCAGGACGCGTCTCCGACATCCTCTGCCCCGGCGGTTTCTACCAACAACGATGTGTCTAATAGTACCGCGACCTTGCTTatggaaagggaaggaatATCAAGGCCTACAGCTCCTCGTATACCTACGCCGCCTCCAGATTTTGAACCGGACGAAAActgggaagatgagatggcagtgatggagatggagagagaatTTGCGGAATTACAGGATGAACCGTCGGGGAGAGATGACGGAAATGACGAGCAGACTCAATCAAGGATTagtggaaaggggaaggataAAGAAACCACAGGATACGAATTCTTGTCAAACGGTATATTCGACTTTGACGTGCCTGTCGCATCCT ATATCCCTGCTATATCTCTGGATCAGCTgccaaaagaaaaggagccACAAAGTGGGCTCGTCAAACAAACACGACCTTGCACCCTGCCTTCTCTTATGGCTGCAACGGCTGATGGTGACATGATTACTTTccagagaagatggaaacCCCAAGCCATATCTCCCTTA GAACTGCAACAACGAGGcgggaaaggaaaagctgGCGAACTCTTAACTGTGCCACTGCACAAGTTGCTCGATCAGGTCAACGAGCTCAAATCTCGAGAAAAAGCCCTCAA ACCCAAAATTGATGACAGAAGGCTACAAAGGCAAATTGACGAGGAATTTGAGGGGCAGACGAAGAAAATACAGATGGGAACGACGATGTGGGTGGACAAGTACAGGCCCAAAAAGTTCACCGACTTGCTTGGCGAAGAT CGCGTGCATCGCGAAGTTATGTCATGGCTCAAGGAATGGGACAAATGTGTCTTCAAAAGACAACAGCCCCAAGCAAAGAAACGCCCATTCGATGCCTTCGACTCCAAGCCATTCCCTGTAGACCCCCTTGGGCGACCTCATGAACgtgttcttcttctctccggCCCGCCGGGATACGGTAAAACCACATTGGCATCTATCGTGGCCCGCCATGCTGGGTATCGCATCCTCGAGATCAACGCCTCGGACGATAGAAGTTACCAGACGGTACAAACAAGAATTCGCAATGCCGTTGATGCTGGTACTAGCTTGGGAGCGGAGGGCAAACCGACATGTGTAGTCATAGATGAGATTGACGGTgctggaggtggagagagTGGGTTCATCAAGGCATTAATTAAGTTGATTCAGGACGTGCCtgcgaaaaaaaaatccaACACTCCGGCAAAGCCGCTGAGAAGGCCTATCATATGTATTTGCAACGATCTTTACGCACCAGCCTTGCGTCCTCTAAGGTCGTACGCGAGGATTATCAGGTTCCGCAAGCCACAAGCTCAATCTCTGGTCGTAAGGTTACGAGATATTTGCAAACGAGAAGGTCTTCAATCGGATACTCGTTCGCTCAATACTCtggtggagatgacgaGCGGCGATGTTCGAAGCTGCCTCAACACATTGCAA TTCATTAAAAGCAGATCGTCGGTGGTTACAGAAGAAGCTATTCGCGCGACATCTCTAGGTCTCAAAGACACCAGCACCACCCTCCAAACAGCGTGGAACGCCATTTTCATTCCCCTTGCTGCCAAGAAGCGACGCGCACAAGGAAGCATTGACGATACCCGCTACCTTCCACGAATTATCCCTATCATCAACTCTTGCGGTGAGTACGACAAACTTCTTTTAGGCGCCTTCGAACATTACCCGAACCTCAAACCGTTGGATGGGACGATGAAAAACTTGACAAAAGTTCACGAATGGCTGGCGTTTTCTGATAGGCTACAAGCGAGAGTTACAAGTGAACAGGAGTGGGAGTTGTTGGGGTACATGCCATGGGGAGTGGGAGCTTGGTATCCGCACCTGGCGTCACAAGGCAACAGTTCAAAACCAACAGAGTATCCCAAGATTGACTATGAA GCGTATCAAACACGTGCTTCTAATGAAGAGGTTGCGACGGCTTTCAAGAATGTCCTTCCTCCTATATTGCGCTCCATGTTCACCACCAGTACGACGCTCACCGAACTTATTCCTTTCCTCATGCGAATCATTTCACCGCCTCTTAAGCCT GTGAACGCAAACATCGTCAAGCCGGCGGAGAAAGCGGTTCTCGAGAGATTGGTTGAATTGATGATCCCACTCGGTCTTACATTCTacaaggaaaaggctgAGAATGGTCAGCCAATGATGCGGCTTGAACC GGCAATCGATGTCTTTGTTCATTATGATGGGAAACGAGCCGAAGACATCTTAGCATCGAGATTCATGATCCGTCAACTCATTTCTCAAGCT ATGGATGCCGAGTTGGCCCAAAAGCGAGGCGGAGCCGATACCGAGGCTTCGGACACGGGAGCTGATGGATTTGCAAAAGCGTACGGATTGATGGGAAACATAGCAAAGAAGCCCGAGGAAAAAGCGTTGCTG CCTGTGACGGACTTCTTCGGACGAACGGTCGCTGTTatcgaggaagatggtAAGC TCACCGCAGACGGCGTGAGACCACAAGCGCCACCGAAAAAGAAGTTCCGACCGATATACAAGTTCAACGAAGGGTCTTTGAGTGCGGTGAGGAGGAGTGTCAAGATGTCGGCATTGATGTAA
- a CDS encoding hypothetical protein (Match to EST gb|CF185360.1|CF185360; HMMPfam hit to HLH, Helix-loop-helix DNA-binding domain, score: 55.9, E(): 1.1e-13) yields MSTQLQHIMATLSPVSSSSVTATSPVLGTSPSAPATALAGTTITPLINTGKPKTSKPRKRVNTAEKRSQHNAIERARRETLNSKFLDLARLLPSLASSRRPSKSAIVNGSISHLTYQRKQRLLAAKLLKQVRIERDELLREVNEWRSVSGCALKECSAWTEEMDEVTAVEKEIFGNFVSVDGEEDGDGEMEDGPVLATPIEDNKFMPLNNGMWNEFGYGMNPANGFVNSASDTLSQTSPVGSQAHTTVLTPPMSATEPQTVYNHTPSPSSSQGAASIVEAPKDGMPTVPSQTNHFNQQLLNWSQQFFQHPMQQPDTATALPRPPQQVSPQSQNQRFNPMLPEAFNGMFNPLQMGHGVVPGQEQNVSADAFTQQLMASMFPGKYAAQPSISDLQKAVRAGMGLGLGMMGNQWPQENAVEGF; encoded by the exons ATGTCTACACAACTACAGCACATCATGGCTACTCTCTCCCcagtttcttcttcttccgttaCCGCCACCTCTCCCGTCCTTGGAACCTCTCCTTCCGCTCCCGCAACTGCACTTGCCGGCACCACCATTACTCCTCTAATTAACACTGGCAAGCCCAAGACCAGCAAGCCCCGCAAGCGCGTGAACACTGCTGAGAAGCGATCTCAACACAACGCTATTGAACGTGCTCGGAGAGAGACTCTTAACAGCAAATTCCTCGACCTCGcccgtcttcttccttctctcgcctCTTCCCGCCGACCCTCCAAGAGCGCTATCGTAAACGGCTCTATCTCTCACTTGACTTACCAGAGGAAACAGCGCCTTCTTGCCGCCAAATTACTGAAGCAAGTTCGCATCGAGCGGGATGAGCTTCTAAGGGAGGTGAATGAATGGAGAAGTGTTAGTGGCTGTGCCTTGAAGGAGTGTTCTGCCTGGAcggaagagatggacgagGTTACTGCtgttgaaaaggagatcTTTGGGAACTTTGTCAGCGttgatggtgaagaggacggtgatggtgagatggaggatggcCCGGTTTTGGCCACCCCTATCGAGGACAACAAGTTTATGCCTCTCAACAACGGCATGTGGAACGAGTTTGGCTATGGTATGAATCCCGCCAACGGTTTCGTCAACAGCGCTTCCGATACCCTTTCACAAACTTCTCCTGTCGGTTCGCAAGCTCACACTACTGTCCTTACTCCTCCCATGTCAGCCACCGAGCCTCAGACGGTCTACAACCACactccttctccgtcttcttcccaaggCGCTGCTAGCATCGTCGAAGCTCCCAAGGATGGCATGCCCACTGTACCCTCTCAGACTAATCACTTCAACCAACAGTTGTTGAACTGGTCACAACAATTTTTCCAGCATCCCATGCAGCAACCTGACACTGCTACCGCTTTGCCACGTCCTCCTCAGCAAGTCTCGCCTCAGAGTCAGAATCAGAGGTTCAATCCCATGCTCCCTGAGGCTTTCAATGGCATGTTCAACCCGCTTCAAATGGGTCACGGTGTTGTTCCAGGGCAAGAGCAAAATGTTTCCGCCGATGCGTTCACCCAACAACTTATGGCGAGCATGTTTCCTGGCAAGTATGCCGCCCAGCCCTCTATTTCTGATCTCCAG AAGGCTGTTCGTGCGGGTATGGGTCTCGGGCTCGGTATGATGGGCAATCAGTGGCCGCAGGAGAACGCAGTGGAGGGCTTCTAA
- a CDS encoding hypothetical protein (HMMPfam hit to Sugar_tr, Sugar (and other) transporter, score: 345.2, E(): 8.7e-101), with amino-acid sequence MRATHIENRDNNSLENKHIDHIEGVENGKGSQEPPSPSGFGGHLIDENLVHVEGEDKVTWYLCFLISASAIAGFLFGYDTGVVGVALPLVGTDLGGSELNSSQQEIITAGTTIGAIFGSAILGGWGDRLGRKMAILISDVFFTAGAVIIASSYSVPQIIVGRIILGIGVGGAAVIAPLFITETAPTAVRGRCIGVNAFFIPFGQVVADSIGAGVQNMRGGWRLLFAMGAVPSLLQLLLFHYLPESPRILIVKGDIDRARSVFQRIYPTATREMVDYKLRVAQEYVAATTALQSGTTFWERMKKVWKTGSYRRSIIAVSVLQAAGQFCGFNTLLYYAGTLFGLLGLSNPALGGLIPAGTNAVFVLIGMSTVDKVGRRGLLLIGVPVLLLGLVWNIVGFYYMCKPTGGFLDTSYSYDTTNVGIVIGGIVFYVAGFGLTYSHLVWYQAEYLALEVRSMGSGVATTVCWIANLIVSVSYLSELETMTPSGTYGFYLSLSVIAFVFIVFCFPETKQLSIDETSLLFENDWGVKRSVQMRKERHETRKRFKDAELAEAATAHFEARKQKSTSISPAELSKFMAGLKGGKRKP; translated from the exons ATGAGAGCAACTCACATTGAGAATCGTGATAATAATTCTCTGGAAAACAAGCATATTGACCACATTGAGGGAGTTGAAAATGGCAAAGGCTCACAAGAACCGCCTAGTCCCTCTGGCTTTGGTGGTCATTTGATA GATGAAAATCTTGTGCACgtagaaggtgaagatAAAGTAACATGGTATCTTTGCTTTTTGATTTCTGCT TCTGCCATCGCTGGTTTCCTGTTCGGTTATGATACTGGTGTCGTTGGTGTTGCGTTGCCTTTAGTAGGAACGGACCTCGGCGGTAGCGAACTCAACTCTTCCCAGCAAGAAATTATCACAGCAGGTACCACCATCGGGGCTATCTTCGGTTCTGCTATCCTTGGTGGATGGGGTGATCGTCTTGGACGAAAGATGGCCATCTTGATCTCTGATGTCTT TTTTACCGCCGGTGCTGTGATCATTGCATCCAGTTACTCTGTCCCGCAAATCATTGTCGGTCGAATTATCCTCGGTATTGGAGTCGGCGGCGCAGCTGTCATTGctcctcttttcatcaCTGAAACAGCGCCCACCGCTGTGCGCGGTCGATGCATTGGTGTCAA TGCCTTCTTTATTCCCTTTGGTCAGGTTGTTGCAGACTCCATCGGCGCAGGTGTACAGAACATGCGTGGTGGGTGGCGACTGCTCT TCGCTATGGGTGCTgtcccttcccttcttcaacttcttctcttccactACCTTCCCGAATCACCACGTATCCTTATCGTCAAGGGGGATATCGACCGCGCCCGTAGCGTCTTCCAGCGTATCTACCCAACTGCCACTCGTGAGATGGTTGACTACAAGCTCCGCGTTGCTCAAGAGTACGTCGCTGCCACAACCGCGCTTCAATCCGGGACCACTTTCTgggagagaatgaagaaagtaTGGAAAACTGGATCTTATCGACGATCTATCATTGCCGTCAGTGTTCTTCAAGCCGCCGGTCAGTTCTGTGGTTTCAACACGCTCCTCTACTATGCCGGCACTCTCTTCGGTCTCCTTGGTCTGTCTAACCCAGCCTTGGGTGGTCTTATCCCTGCTGGTACCAACGCCGTCTTTGTGTTAATTGGAATGTCTACTGTAGACAAGGTCGGAAGACGAGGGTTGCTGTTGATTGGTGTGCCGGTCTTG cttcttggccttgtgTGGAACATCGTTGGTTTTTATT ACATGTGCAAGCCGACAGGAGGATTCCTCGACACTTCTTACAGCTATGATACGACGAATGTTGGTATTGTCATTGGTGGTATCGTATTCTACGTCGCCGGTTTCGGTCTTACCTATAGTCACTTGGTTTGGTACCAGGCTGAGTATTTGGCCCTCGAAGTACGATCCATGGGGTCTGGTGTTGCCACCACCGTCTGTTGGATTGCCAATCTCATCGTCTCTGTCTCCTATCTTTCAGAGCTAGAGACGATGACTCCCTCCGGTACTTACGGTTTCTATCTCAGTCTCAGCGTGATCGCCTTCGTGTTCATTGTATTCTGCTTCCCAGAAACGA AACAACTGTCGATCGACGAGACATCTCTTTTATTCGAGAACGATTGGGGAGTCAAACGATCTGTTCAGATGCGCAAAGAGCGACATGAAACCCGAAAGCGATTCAAGGATGCCGAACTTGCCGAAGCTGCCACAGCTCATTTCGAAGCCCGCAAACAAAAGTCGACTTCAATCAGTCCTGCCGAGCTCTCCAAATTTATGGCAGGTTTGAAGGGTGGCAAGAGAAAACCTTAA
- a CDS encoding hypothetical protein (HMMPfam hit to adh_short, short chain dehydrogenase, score: 63.1, E(): 7.4e-16): MKLEGKAFVVTGGCGSIGGTAAKHIIARGGIALIFDVLPEEAGQAKVKEYHAERAFYFKADITNVEVFSACIDAALKVIPKGSLFGGVHCAAIAPGRPWDQKLKNSIAHFQKVMHVNSYGTFLVDACIADAINSQYPDEGPFGPRVKEERGCIVNIASVVAKPVPARCLTYGVSKATVLGISSGIADFLGPYGIRVNSVSPAVVASSLMGPDRIPYFESELEAAAIYPRRLSQPDEVAQGIVYLLENSMMNDFELRVDGGWRGSSNWGGPHDPRSNAPSLE; encoded by the exons ATGAAGCTCGAAGGAAAGG CTTTCGTTGTCACTGGTGGCTGTGGTTCTATCGGTGGCACTGCCGCTAAGCATATCATTGCCAGAGGCGGTATTGCTCTG ATCTTCGACGTTCTCCCCGAGGAAGCTGGTCAGGCCAAGGTTAAGGAGTACCATGCCGAGCGTGCTTTCTACTTCAAGGCCGACATCACCAACGTCGAGGTCTTCTCCGCCTGCATTGATGCCGCCTTGAAGGTTATCCCCAAGGGCTCTCTCTTCGGTGGTGTCCATTGTGCTGCTATTGCGCCCGGCCGACCTTGGGACCAAAAGTTGAAGAATTCTATCGCT CACTTCCAAAAGGTCATGCATGTCAACTCTTACGGTACCTTCCTTGTCGACGCCTGTATTGCCGACGCTATTAACTCCCAGTACCCGGACGAGGGACCTTTCGGCCCCCGAGTTAAGGAGGAGCGAGGCTGCATCGTGAACATTGCGTCTGTTGTCGCCAAGCCTGTCCCTGCCCGATGCTTGACCTACGGTGTCAGCAAGG CTACAGTCTTGGGTATCAGCAGCGGTATTGCCGACTTCCTCGGCCCCTACGGTATCCGAGTCAACTCTGTTAGCCCTGCTGTCGTTGCTTCCTCTCTTATGGGCCCCGACCGAATC CCCTACTTCGAGTCTGAGCTCGAGGCCGCCGCCATCTACCCTCGCCGACTCTCCCAGCCCGACGAAGTCGCTCAGGGTATTGTCTACCTTCTGGAGAACTCTATGATGAACGACTTTGAGCTCAGGGTCGACGGTGGCTGGAGAGGTAGTAGCAACTGGGGCGGCCCCCACGACCCCCGATCCAACGCTCCTTCTCTTGAATAA
- a CDS encoding hypothetical protein (HMMPfam hit to SMP-30, Senescence marker protein-30 (SMP-30), score: 256.3, E(): 5.2e-74) gives MFKKFVVDKPLLQLNGTLGEGCVWDTRTQRLYFVDIDQYKLYTYEPSSGKYGYESFDKKVTALASLENGEGLIAAVEDGFAYISFDSLPFPPTSSKQSLIPISSGASLNCREKRFNDGAVDPAGRFLAGTLGFEHGSKNGKMYSLQAEKDGSYSAPLILDGITCTNGMGWTEDAKTFYFTDSWIKEIAKFDYDITTGKLSNRRVFSNFDGYGEPDGMCMDSEGGIWTCRWASGKVLRLTPDGEIDVEIDFPTAWHITCCIFGGENLDELYVTSAASDYIGDNLPDRKNGGDLFVVKGLGFRGIERGRFKGTIPNK, from the exons ATGTTCAAGAAGTTCGTCGTCGACAAgcccctcctccagctTAACGGTACTTTAGGCGAAG GCTGCGTCTGGGATACCAGGACTCAGCGTCTCTATTTCGTCGACATTGATCAATATAAGCTCTACACCTACGAGCCGTCTTCTGGCAAGTATGGATATGAGTCATTTGACAAGAAGGTCACTGCTTTGGCATCCCTCGAGAATGGAGAGGGT TTgattgctgctgttgaagATGGTTTCGCCTACATTTCCTTTGACAgccttcccttcccaccGACTTCTTCCAAGCAGTCGCTTATCCCTATTTCCTCTGGTGCCAGTCTCAACTGCAGGGAAAAGCGATTCAACGATGGTGCTGTAGACCCCGCTGGGCGATTTTTAGCCGGTACATTGGGATTCGAGCACGGTAGCAAAAATGGGAAGATGTACTCTCTGCAAGCGGAAAAAGATGGGAGCTACAGTGCTCCGTTGATTCTTGATGGGATCACTTGTACGAATGGTATGGGATGGACTGAAGACGCAAAGACTTT CTATTTCACAGACAGCTGGATCAAAGAAATTGCGAAGTTCGACTACGACATT ACGACGGGGAAGCTCAGCAACCGCCGAGTTTTCTCCAACTTTGACGGCTACGGTGAACCTGATGGCATGTGCATGGATTCTGAAGGCGGTATCTGGACATGTCGGTGGGCTTCAGGAAAGGTCTTGCGCCTTACGCCTGACGGCGAGATTGATGTCGAGATTGACTTCCCTACTGCTTGGCACATTACCTGTTGCATCTTTGGCG GTGAAAACCTTGACGAACTCTATGTTACTTCGGCCGCCTCTGACTACATCGGCGATAACCTTCCCGACCGTAAGAACGGTGGCGATTTGTTCGTTGTGAAGGGCCTTGGATTCAGGGGAATTGAGCGAGGCAGGTTCAAGGGTACCATTCCCAACAAATAG